A stretch of Microbacterium sp. 4R-513 DNA encodes these proteins:
- a CDS encoding TIGR04076 family protein — protein sequence MTAENEAPRTELYDLRVVVERIEGRSVCGMKVGDHIDLVESSRLCLPDGGHFCMYALQAVMPLLPAKQRQLPEGDWLERDDRVACPDPDERLIMRIERTGIRSIPTEDLT from the coding sequence ATGACCGCCGAGAATGAGGCGCCGCGGACCGAGCTGTACGACCTCCGCGTCGTCGTGGAGCGCATCGAGGGCCGGTCGGTGTGCGGGATGAAGGTCGGCGACCACATCGACCTCGTCGAGAGCAGCCGGCTGTGCCTGCCCGACGGCGGGCACTTCTGCATGTACGCGCTGCAGGCGGTCATGCCGCTGCTGCCGGCCAAGCAGCGGCAGCTGCCGGAGGGCGACTGGCTCGAGCGCGACGACCGGGTCGCCTGCCCCGACCCCGACGAACGGCTGATCATGCGGATCGAGCGCACCGGCATCCGCTCGATCCCGACCGAGGACCTCACGTGA
- a CDS encoding amidohydrolase family protein, with the protein MSAVPSIPQRGDAVLTNLQLIDGLTPEPRGGLALVIRAGVIEAVVPAADATDSAIDLDGAFVMPGLVNMHTHFSLSLPGAGGDAVAALSPDALALYMADGARRTLLSGVTTVRCVAEKGGADFALRRAIEAGHVPGPRIFTAGRALCCTGGHGHDTDDTIECDGPDAMTRGVRSQVALGADLIKLMISGGIAGEHEQITTPQLTRAEMAAAIETAHAWGRKVTAHAGPAAVIAEAVELGLDCVEHGYELTPDVARLMAERHVSLVPTLVVTRAQAFFDDLGIPPWMQERSLGAGPRHLESYRHAIDAGVDILLGSDMPPFWDFEGTSAVVRELEHMQAGGLSASQVLSAATAAPARWLDADDRIGILAPGRFADLIAMPDDPTADVSALRGIDFVMKGGVVVRDEERIVR; encoded by the coding sequence ATGAGCGCGGTGCCGTCGATCCCCCAGCGCGGCGATGCCGTGCTCACGAACCTGCAGCTGATCGACGGCCTGACCCCCGAGCCGCGCGGCGGTCTCGCGCTCGTCATCCGTGCCGGCGTCATCGAGGCGGTCGTTCCCGCGGCCGATGCGACCGACTCGGCGATCGACCTCGACGGCGCGTTCGTCATGCCGGGGCTCGTCAACATGCACACGCACTTCTCGCTGTCGCTCCCGGGCGCCGGCGGCGACGCCGTCGCGGCGCTGAGCCCCGATGCGCTCGCGCTGTACATGGCGGACGGAGCGCGGCGGACCCTGCTCTCGGGGGTGACGACCGTGCGCTGCGTCGCCGAGAAGGGCGGCGCGGACTTCGCCCTCCGCCGGGCCATCGAGGCCGGGCACGTCCCCGGCCCGCGCATCTTCACCGCGGGGCGGGCGCTGTGCTGCACGGGCGGCCACGGCCATGACACCGACGACACGATCGAGTGCGACGGGCCGGACGCGATGACCCGGGGCGTCCGGAGCCAGGTCGCGCTCGGGGCCGACCTCATCAAGCTCATGATCTCGGGCGGGATCGCGGGCGAGCACGAGCAGATCACGACACCCCAGCTCACGCGCGCCGAGATGGCCGCCGCGATCGAGACCGCCCACGCGTGGGGGCGCAAGGTGACCGCGCACGCGGGCCCGGCCGCCGTCATCGCCGAGGCCGTCGAGCTCGGCCTCGACTGCGTCGAGCACGGCTACGAGCTCACCCCCGACGTCGCGCGGCTCATGGCCGAGCGCCATGTCTCGCTCGTCCCGACGCTCGTCGTCACACGTGCGCAGGCGTTCTTCGACGACCTCGGCATCCCGCCGTGGATGCAGGAGCGCTCACTGGGGGCCGGCCCCCGGCATCTCGAGTCGTATCGGCACGCGATCGACGCGGGCGTCGACATCCTCCTCGGCAGCGACATGCCTCCGTTCTGGGACTTCGAGGGCACGAGCGCCGTCGTCCGCGAGCTCGAGCACATGCAGGCCGGCGGTCTGTCCGCCTCGCAGGTGCTGTCGGCCGCGACGGCCGCGCCCGCGCGATGGCTCGACGCCGACGACCGCATCGGCATCCTCGCCCCCGGCCGATTCGCCGACCTGATCGCGATGCCCGACGACCCCACAGCCGATGTGTCGGCGCTGCGCGGAATCGACTTCGTCATGAAGGGCGGCGTCGTCGTGCGCGACGAGGAACGGATCGTGCGATGA
- a CDS encoding chorismate-binding protein, which yields MTDPLRPPRLVVETREVDPDRDLLAYTDPHSPFAWFRRGDGIVGVGGAVVGYEAGGPFAPARDEDRPSPSDTWRAMAAAAEIDDPLGLPGSGLVAFGALAFDARSASMSRLTVPQAILGRRDGRAWITRVRAVGAELDEPRLEPLPYGPYWSATLGPGALNPAGYQAAVRLALDAIADGEVGKVVLARDLVGTVPAGADLRRLVRALATGYPDTWTYAVDGLIGASPETLVTVSGGSVTARVLAGTFPRGTDAGGDAEASVALSHSAKDLDEHRYAVRSVVDSLRPHTTDLRADDEPFALELPNLWHLATDVAGDLADHASALDLVAALHPTAAVAGTPTDAAIELIRRLEPFDRGRYAGPVGWVDANGDGEWAIALRCAQIGAPPSRRYAEYSDTIPVVAHAGAGIVAGSDPETELLETRVKFRPIVDALA from the coding sequence GTGACCGACCCCCTCCGCCCGCCGCGCCTGGTGGTCGAGACCCGCGAGGTCGACCCGGATCGCGATCTGCTCGCGTACACCGACCCCCACTCGCCCTTCGCGTGGTTCCGCCGGGGCGACGGCATCGTCGGCGTCGGCGGCGCCGTCGTCGGATATGAGGCAGGCGGCCCCTTCGCGCCGGCGCGCGACGAGGATCGGCCGTCGCCGTCCGACACGTGGCGCGCCATGGCCGCCGCGGCCGAGATCGACGATCCCCTCGGCCTGCCCGGCTCGGGGCTCGTGGCCTTCGGCGCGCTGGCCTTCGATGCGCGCTCCGCCTCGATGAGCCGCCTCACCGTGCCCCAGGCGATCCTCGGTCGCCGTGACGGGCGCGCCTGGATCACTCGTGTCCGGGCGGTGGGTGCCGAACTCGACGAGCCGCGTCTCGAGCCCCTCCCCTACGGCCCCTATTGGTCGGCGACGCTCGGACCGGGTGCCTTGAACCCCGCCGGCTACCAGGCGGCCGTGCGGCTCGCGCTCGACGCGATTGCCGACGGCGAGGTGGGAAAGGTCGTGCTCGCGCGTGACCTCGTCGGCACGGTGCCCGCGGGCGCCGACCTCCGTCGCCTCGTCCGCGCGCTGGCGACCGGGTACCCCGACACCTGGACCTACGCCGTCGACGGCCTGATCGGGGCGAGCCCCGAGACGCTCGTCACGGTCTCGGGCGGCAGCGTCACGGCACGCGTGCTGGCCGGCACGTTCCCGCGCGGGACGGACGCGGGTGGGGATGCCGAGGCATCCGTCGCCCTCTCGCACAGCGCGAAGGACCTCGACGAGCACCGCTACGCCGTGCGCAGCGTCGTCGACTCGCTGCGTCCGCACACGACCGACCTGCGCGCCGACGACGAGCCCTTCGCGCTCGAGCTGCCGAACCTGTGGCACCTCGCGACCGATGTGGCGGGCGACCTCGCCGACCATGCATCGGCGCTCGATCTCGTCGCGGCGCTCCACCCCACTGCCGCGGTGGCGGGGACGCCGACGGATGCCGCGATCGAGCTGATCCGGCGCCTCGAGCCGTTCGACCGCGGCCGCTATGCGGGACCCGTGGGCTGGGTGGACGCGAACGGAGACGGCGAGTGGGCGATCGCGCTGCGCTGCGCGCAGATCGGTGCCCCGCCGAGCCGTCGCTATGCCGAGTACAGCGATACGATCCCCGTCGTGGCTCATGCGGGTGCGGGAATCGTGGCGGGGAGCGACCCCGAGACCGAGCTCCTCGAGACGAGGGTGAAGTTCCGCCCGATCGTGGACGCGCTGGCATGA
- a CDS encoding DUF402 domain-containing protein — protein MTGDSPAVRPEPGTRVTFRWRKWDGSPHWMHDCVYLGSDQWGDWFGQRAGWRSHRPGRDFPAEGDNVTLLPPSGDFTATFNAEPATYRVYIDIAWDVRWEAGEPTGIDMDLDVVDARDGRGIWIDDRDEWDEHRVAYGYPLGIVERLETLAIDLERKVIAHTAPFDAATPAAWSARLQALGSVAPDA, from the coding sequence GTGACCGGAGATTCCCCCGCGGTCCGGCCCGAGCCCGGGACCCGCGTGACGTTCCGCTGGCGGAAATGGGACGGCAGCCCGCACTGGATGCACGACTGCGTGTACCTCGGCTCGGACCAGTGGGGCGACTGGTTCGGACAGCGTGCAGGATGGCGGAGCCACCGCCCCGGGCGGGACTTCCCCGCCGAGGGCGACAACGTGACGCTCCTGCCGCCGAGCGGTGACTTCACGGCGACGTTCAACGCCGAGCCGGCGACCTACCGCGTCTACATCGACATCGCGTGGGACGTCCGCTGGGAGGCCGGCGAGCCGACCGGCATCGACATGGACCTCGATGTCGTCGATGCCCGCGACGGGCGCGGCATCTGGATCGACGACCGCGATGAGTGGGACGAGCACCGCGTGGCCTACGGCTACCCGCTCGGCATCGTGGAGCGCCTCGAGACGCTCGCGATCGACCTCGAGCGCAAGGTCATCGCCCACACCGCGCCCTTCGACGCCGCCACGCCGGCGGCCTGGTCGGCCCGGCTCCAGGCCCTCGGGTCCGTCGCACCCGACGCCTAG
- the ubiE gene encoding bifunctional demethylmenaquinone methyltransferase/2-methoxy-6-polyprenyl-1,4-benzoquinol methylase UbiE, whose product MTPSAPDHEPNRADLGKDPRRVSGMFDQVAKGYDRTNTVLSLGNDQLWRVATTRAVAPRKGQRILDLAAGTGASSVSLAKSGADVVAADFSPGMIAEGRRRHRGIPNLSFVEADATALPFGDGEFDAVTMSFGLRNVNEPKKALAELLRVTKPGGRLVICEFSKPPSPSFNGLYRFYNDRILPTVAKAVSSNAEAYDYLNESIKDWPDQRTLSAWIREAGWTDVAHRNLSFGIVALHRARKPATSR is encoded by the coding sequence GTGACCCCGAGCGCCCCCGACCACGAGCCCAATCGCGCCGATCTCGGCAAGGATCCCCGGCGCGTGAGCGGCATGTTCGACCAGGTGGCGAAGGGCTACGACCGCACCAACACGGTGCTGAGCCTCGGCAACGACCAGCTGTGGCGGGTTGCGACGACCCGCGCCGTGGCGCCCCGCAAGGGGCAGCGGATCCTCGACCTCGCCGCAGGGACGGGCGCCTCGAGCGTGTCGCTCGCCAAGAGCGGTGCCGACGTCGTCGCGGCCGACTTCTCGCCGGGCATGATCGCCGAAGGGCGCCGGCGGCACCGCGGCATCCCGAATCTCTCGTTCGTCGAAGCAGATGCCACGGCGCTCCCGTTCGGCGACGGCGAGTTCGACGCGGTCACGATGTCGTTCGGCCTGCGCAACGTGAACGAGCCGAAGAAGGCGCTCGCCGAGCTGCTGCGCGTCACGAAGCCCGGCGGCCGCCTCGTGATCTGCGAGTTCTCCAAGCCGCCGTCGCCGAGCTTCAACGGCCTCTACCGCTTCTACAACGACCGCATCCTGCCGACAGTCGCGAAGGCTGTGAGCTCCAACGCCGAGGCCTACGACTACCTCAACGAGTCGATCAAGGACTGGCCCGACCAGCGCACCCTGTCGGCGTGGATCCGCGAGGCGGGGTGGACGGATGTCGCCCACCGCAACCTCTCGTTCGGCATCGTCGCCCTGCACCGCGCCCGCAAGCCGGCGACCTCTCGCTGA
- a CDS encoding polyprenyl synthetase family protein, with protein sequence MSPSAPGSRLASKLGLTDRVFAGPRSRRLLSTVEAGLERVDATLRDELHVSDQLADTTSRYLYEAGGKRVRPMLALLTAQLGKGTTEEVIQGATALEMTHLGSLYHDDVMDAADKRRGVPSAHAVWGNSIAILTGDLLFSRASQIMARHGDRAIRLQSDTFERLVLGQMHETVGPQDSDDPVEFYLQVLSDKTGSLIAAAAQSGVIFSEGPAEYEEPMFVFGEKAGVAFQLLDDVIDLSADADETGKVPGTDLRAGVPTMPYLLLGRQEDEASVALRDRIDDGVARIADGADPALLDDPLADLREHDATRATLDLAHAWSREAIDALAPIPDGPVREALTRFAQAVADRSS encoded by the coding sequence GTGTCTCCCTCAGCGCCGGGCTCGCGTCTCGCGAGCAAGCTGGGCCTCACCGACCGCGTCTTCGCGGGTCCGAGGTCTCGCCGGCTCCTCTCGACCGTCGAAGCGGGTCTCGAGCGGGTCGACGCGACGCTGCGCGACGAGCTGCACGTCTCCGACCAGCTCGCCGACACGACGAGCCGCTATCTGTACGAGGCGGGCGGCAAGCGCGTGCGCCCCATGCTGGCGCTCCTGACGGCGCAGCTCGGCAAGGGCACGACCGAAGAGGTCATCCAGGGTGCGACCGCGCTCGAGATGACGCATCTCGGCTCGCTCTACCACGACGACGTGATGGATGCCGCCGACAAGCGCCGCGGAGTGCCCAGCGCCCACGCGGTCTGGGGGAACAGCATCGCCATCCTCACCGGCGACCTGCTCTTCTCGCGCGCGAGCCAGATCATGGCCCGCCACGGCGACCGTGCGATCCGGCTGCAGTCCGACACCTTCGAGCGACTCGTCCTCGGCCAGATGCACGAGACGGTCGGGCCTCAGGACTCGGACGACCCCGTCGAGTTCTACCTGCAGGTGCTGTCCGACAAGACCGGATCCCTCATCGCGGCGGCGGCGCAGTCCGGTGTCATCTTCAGCGAGGGTCCGGCCGAGTACGAAGAGCCGATGTTCGTCTTCGGTGAGAAGGCGGGTGTCGCCTTCCAGCTCCTCGACGACGTCATCGACCTCTCCGCCGACGCCGACGAGACGGGCAAGGTGCCCGGCACCGACCTGCGTGCCGGTGTGCCGACGATGCCCTACCTCCTTCTCGGCCGGCAGGAGGACGAGGCATCCGTCGCCCTCCGCGACAGGATCGACGACGGCGTCGCCCGCATCGCCGACGGTGCCGACCCGGCTCTGCTCGACGACCCGCTGGCCGACCTGCGCGAGCACGATGCGACGCGCGCGACCCTCGACCTCGCCCACGCGTGGTCGCGCGAGGCGATCGACGCACTCGCCCCGATTCCCGACGGACCCGTCCGCGAAGCCCTCACGCGCTTCGCCCAGGCCGTCGCCGATCGCTCGAGCTGA
- a CDS encoding FAD-dependent oxidoreductase: MTKLRLAIVGAGPAGIYAADILLKAERKFDVSIDLFEQLPAPYGLVRYGVAPDHPRIKGIITALREVLDRGDIRIFGNVRFGEDITLEDLKRHYNAVIFATGAVRDSSLDIPGIDAAGSYGAADFVSWFDGHPDVPREWPLDAESVAVIGNGNVALDVSRMLAKHAEDLLPTEIPDNVHAGLAASKVTDVHVFGRRGPAQVKFTPLELRELGELRDVDMVVYDEDFDYDEASKAAIASNKQVLVIDRVLQSWRTRESVNNAGGSASRRLHLHFYAKPLEVVKDPEGRVSAFRWERTRPDGAGGVVGTGEIREIPIQAIYRAVGYFGSPLPGVPFDKRHGVIPNHEGQVLRRDSNERVPGVYATGWIKRGPVGLIGHTKSDAMETIRHVINDQGSWWQPADPSEDAIPALLASRGVVWTDLDGWHRLDSHEMDLGRPHGRARIKVVPRDEMISISRD; the protein is encoded by the coding sequence ATGACCAAGCTCCGACTCGCCATCGTCGGCGCGGGCCCTGCCGGGATCTACGCGGCCGACATCCTCCTGAAGGCAGAGCGCAAGTTCGACGTGTCGATCGACCTCTTCGAGCAGCTGCCGGCGCCCTACGGGCTCGTCCGCTACGGCGTCGCGCCCGATCACCCGCGCATCAAGGGCATCATCACGGCGCTGCGCGAAGTGCTCGACCGCGGTGACATCCGCATCTTCGGCAATGTCCGCTTCGGCGAGGACATCACGCTCGAAGACCTCAAGCGGCACTACAACGCCGTCATCTTCGCGACCGGTGCCGTGCGCGACTCCTCCCTCGACATCCCCGGCATCGACGCCGCGGGGTCGTACGGCGCCGCCGACTTCGTCAGCTGGTTCGACGGGCACCCCGACGTGCCGCGCGAGTGGCCGCTCGACGCCGAGTCGGTCGCCGTCATCGGCAACGGGAATGTCGCGCTCGACGTCTCGCGCATGCTCGCCAAGCACGCGGAGGACCTGCTGCCGACCGAGATCCCCGACAACGTGCACGCGGGCCTCGCCGCATCGAAGGTGACCGACGTCCACGTCTTCGGCCGTCGCGGTCCCGCGCAGGTCAAGTTCACGCCGCTGGAGCTGCGCGAGCTCGGCGAGCTGCGCGACGTCGACATGGTCGTCTACGACGAGGACTTCGACTACGACGAGGCGTCCAAGGCCGCCATCGCGAGCAACAAGCAGGTGCTCGTCATCGACCGCGTCCTGCAGTCGTGGCGCACGCGCGAGTCGGTCAACAACGCCGGCGGCTCGGCGTCACGCCGCCTGCACCTGCACTTCTATGCGAAGCCGCTCGAGGTCGTCAAGGATCCCGAGGGCCGCGTGTCGGCGTTCCGCTGGGAGCGCACGCGTCCCGACGGCGCGGGCGGGGTCGTCGGCACGGGTGAGATCCGCGAGATCCCGATCCAGGCGATCTACCGCGCCGTCGGCTACTTCGGCTCGCCGCTGCCCGGCGTTCCGTTCGACAAGCGCCACGGCGTCATCCCGAACCACGAGGGCCAGGTCCTGCGGCGCGACTCCAACGAGCGCGTCCCGGGCGTCTACGCCACGGGCTGGATCAAGCGGGGGCCTGTCGGCCTCATCGGCCACACGAAGTCGGACGCGATGGAGACGATCCGCCACGTCATCAACGACCAGGGCTCGTGGTGGCAGCCCGCCGACCCGTCGGAGGACGCGATTCCCGCGCTCCTCGCGTCGCGCGGCGTGGTGTGGACCGACCTCGACGGCTGGCACCGCCTCGACAGCCATGAGATGGATCTCGGCCGGCCGCACGGCCGCGCCCGCATCAAGGTCGTCCCGCGCGACGAGATGATCTCGATCTCCCGCGACTAG
- a CDS encoding alpha/beta hydrolase has protein sequence MAGEWAPDILGDGFEQRTLPLGEDDEGPLVATLIRSIPNPIRVLAGPLRDVDVLSVHGWSDYFFQPAQARFWTELGAHFYALDLRKYGRSLRDGQTPGYITDLTDYDVDIEAALAAVGHRRGRRLVLLGHSTGGLILSLWAARHRGRAAALVLNSPWLELQLGAMGRQALAPLVQARARWDPRGQQATVDFGFYTRAQHEVGALPALAYHDEWRPEFGFATHPGWLAAILQGHRTIAYGVEVGCPALVLLSARSAVQLAWRDDMTSADSVLIVDDIARAASRLGRDVSIARIDGALHDVFLSRPEPRAAAYRAVERWLIWGALDRS, from the coding sequence ATGGCAGGCGAGTGGGCGCCGGACATCCTCGGCGACGGGTTCGAGCAGCGGACCCTGCCGCTCGGCGAGGACGACGAGGGGCCGCTCGTCGCGACGCTGATCCGCAGCATCCCGAACCCGATCCGGGTGCTCGCAGGGCCCCTGCGCGACGTCGACGTGCTGTCGGTGCACGGCTGGTCGGACTACTTCTTCCAGCCGGCACAGGCCCGGTTCTGGACCGAGCTGGGCGCGCACTTCTACGCGCTCGATCTGCGCAAGTACGGGCGCAGTCTCCGCGACGGGCAGACCCCGGGGTACATCACCGATCTCACCGACTACGACGTCGACATCGAGGCGGCGCTCGCCGCGGTCGGGCACCGGCGCGGCCGGCGGCTCGTGCTGCTCGGCCACTCGACCGGCGGCCTCATCCTGTCTCTCTGGGCAGCGCGGCATCGCGGCCGCGCTGCCGCGCTCGTGCTCAACAGTCCCTGGCTCGAGCTGCAGCTCGGTGCCATGGGACGGCAGGCGCTCGCGCCGCTCGTGCAGGCCCGGGCCCGATGGGATCCGCGCGGCCAGCAGGCGACGGTCGACTTCGGGTTCTACACGCGCGCCCAGCACGAGGTCGGGGCGCTCCCCGCGCTGGCGTACCACGACGAGTGGCGGCCCGAGTTCGGGTTCGCGACCCACCCCGGCTGGCTCGCCGCGATCCTGCAGGGCCACCGCACGATCGCCTACGGCGTCGAGGTCGGATGCCCCGCCCTCGTGCTGCTCTCGGCGCGCTCGGCGGTCCAGCTCGCGTGGCGCGATGACATGACCTCGGCGGACTCCGTGCTGATCGTCGACGACATCGCCCGCGCGGCATCGCGCCTCGGCCGCGACGTCTCGATCGCCCGGATCGACGGCGCCCTGCACGACGTCTTCCTCTCGCGGCCGGAGCCGCGCGCGGCCGCCTACCGTGCGGTCGAGCGATGGCTGATCTGGGGAGCGCTCGACCGCAGCTGA
- a CDS encoding YajQ family cyclic di-GMP-binding protein: protein MADSSFDIVSKVDHQEADNALNQARKEVEQRYDFKGTDASIEWSGEAVLIKANSEERAKAVLDVFQSKLIKRGISLKSLESGDPVPSGKEYRITSTIKDGISSENAKKISKIIRDEGPKSVKSQIQGDELRVQSKSRDDLQEVQRLLKAADLDVDLQFVNYR from the coding sequence ATGGCTGACTCGAGTTTTGACATCGTCTCCAAGGTCGACCACCAGGAGGCCGACAACGCGCTCAACCAGGCCCGCAAAGAGGTCGAGCAGCGCTACGACTTCAAGGGGACGGATGCCTCGATCGAGTGGAGCGGCGAGGCCGTGCTCATCAAGGCGAATTCGGAAGAGCGCGCGAAGGCCGTGCTCGACGTCTTCCAGTCCAAGCTCATCAAGCGGGGCATCTCGCTGAAGAGCCTCGAGTCGGGCGACCCGGTGCCCAGCGGCAAGGAGTACCGGATCACCTCGACGATCAAGGACGGCATCTCGTCCGAGAACGCGAAGAAGATCTCGAAGATCATCCGCGACGAAGGTCCCAAGTCCGTCAAGTCGCAGATCCAGGGTGACGAGCTGCGCGTGCAGTCGAAGTCGCGCGACGACCTGCAGGAGGTTCAGCGCCTGCTGAAAGCGGCCGACCTCGACGTCGACCTCCAGTTCGTCAACTACCGCTGA
- a CDS encoding maltose ABC transporter substrate-binding protein yields MMVNKKGVIGLGALIAGSAMLLAGCAGGGSAGNTDSADGDSTPITVWVDIERKPALEDVAKSFTEDTGIEVKLVTKDFATVDQDFISQVPTGKGPDIIVSPHDKLGSYVSAGVVAPLELGDVADGFAESAMQAMTYDGKVYGVPYSIENVALVRNTDLAPNPATTFDEVIANGKAAGTEYPFLVGLSPEQGDPYHMYPLQTSFGSQVFAQNADGSYDASQLVLGDEAGTAFATWLAGQGAAGTGVFNANIDGDKAREFFLAGKSPYYLTGPWNVPAIKDAGINYAIDPLPSAGGQEAKPFIGVNGFFLSSKSENALAATNFIVNYLSTEDAQMSLYEVGGRPPALTAAYEKAAADDADVAAFGKIGQTGAPMPAIPEMGGVWSDWGNAELSIIKGEGGDPATVWQTAATNIQSKIG; encoded by the coding sequence ATGATGGTGAACAAGAAGGGCGTGATCGGTCTCGGCGCGCTCATCGCGGGCAGCGCGATGCTGCTCGCCGGTTGCGCCGGCGGCGGCAGCGCCGGAAACACCGACTCCGCTGACGGCGACTCGACGCCGATCACGGTCTGGGTCGACATCGAGCGCAAGCCCGCGCTCGAGGACGTCGCCAAGTCGTTCACGGAAGACACCGGCATCGAAGTCAAGCTCGTCACGAAGGACTTCGCGACGGTCGACCAGGACTTCATCAGCCAGGTCCCCACCGGCAAGGGCCCCGACATCATCGTCAGCCCCCACGACAAGCTCGGCTCGTACGTGTCGGCCGGCGTCGTCGCGCCGCTCGAGCTCGGTGACGTCGCTGACGGCTTCGCCGAGTCGGCCATGCAGGCCATGACGTACGACGGCAAGGTCTACGGCGTCCCCTACTCGATCGAGAACGTCGCGCTCGTCCGCAACACCGACCTCGCGCCGAACCCGGCGACGACCTTCGACGAGGTCATCGCCAACGGCAAGGCCGCGGGCACCGAGTACCCGTTCCTCGTCGGCCTCTCGCCGGAGCAGGGCGACCCGTACCACATGTACCCGCTGCAGACCTCGTTCGGCTCGCAGGTCTTCGCCCAGAACGCCGACGGCAGCTATGACGCCTCGCAGCTCGTCCTCGGCGACGAGGCCGGCACGGCATTCGCCACCTGGCTCGCCGGGCAGGGTGCCGCCGGCACCGGCGTCTTCAACGCCAACATCGACGGTGACAAGGCGCGCGAGTTCTTCCTCGCCGGCAAGTCGCCCTACTACCTGACCGGTCCGTGGAACGTCCCGGCCATCAAGGACGCCGGCATCAACTACGCCATCGACCCGCTCCCGAGCGCCGGTGGCCAGGAGGCCAAGCCCTTCATCGGCGTCAACGGCTTCTTCCTCTCGAGCAAGTCCGAGAACGCGCTGGCGGCGACGAACTTCATCGTCAACTACCTCAGCACCGAGGACGCGCAGATGAGCCTCTACGAGGTCGGCGGACGCCCGCCGGCACTCACGGCGGCCTACGAGAAGGCTGCGGCCGACGACGCCGACGTGGCGGCCTTCGGCAAGATCGGCCAGACCGGCGCTCCCATGCCCGCGATCCCCGAGATGGGTGGCGTGTGGTCCGACTGGGGCAACGCCGAGCTCTCGATCATCAAGGGCGAGGGTGGCGACCCCGCCACCGTGTGGCAGACCGCCGCGACCAACATCCAGTCGAAGATCGGCTGA